One window of Microtus pennsylvanicus isolate mMicPen1 chromosome X, mMicPen1.hap1, whole genome shotgun sequence genomic DNA carries:
- the LOC142840541 gene encoding E3 ubiquitin-protein ligase RNF26-like, with the protein MEAVFPLVNWTVPVLDWTGPVPDWLTFLLDLNFLFVSFLLASLAWLLALIYNLPHTVLTFFLHFGRVLLSLLALVEALVQFTFVGLQPLFAFLYSCYSSLESLKLLGHLASHGALRSRELLTRGILNMISSSHALLRQACDICGIAMSLVAYVINSLVNICLIGTQNLFSLVLALWAAVAGAMWRMTDMLVAFLAHLPSSGVAMANLLWTPCQLGLELLASVVLLLAGSMFSNLTIFLLLLCVLAVTLTMLYPGFTLRLATRALNQLHARLSYHQLREDVVRLSRLSLDLEAWRQVWRLSLQLASWPNQGGVLGALQGVARRMSLARIQGQDNLREEEEEEEEEEEEVRSFRSASTSTRGRERLNEDEPPARQDPWRLLEEHEARKRCVICQDQSKTVLLLPCRHLCLCQACTEILMHQPLYVRNCPLCRRRILQTLNVYL; encoded by the exons ATGGAGGCTGTGTTCCCCTTGGTAAACTGGACGGTCCCAGTGCTGGACTGGACGGGCCCAGTGCCGGACTGGTTGACTTTCCTGTTAGATcttaactttttgtttgtgtCCTTCCTCCTGGCAAGCTTGGCCTGGCTTTTGGCCCTCATCTACAACCTGCCACACACGGTACTGACTTTTTTCCTCCACTTTGGGCGAGTCCTGCTCTCGTTGCTGGCCTTGGTTGAAGCACTGGTCCAATTTACCTTTGTGGGGTTGCAGcccttgtttgcttttctttacagctgCTACTCTAGCTTGGAGAGCTTAAAGCTCCTAGGGCACCTGGCCTCTCATGGAGCTCTGAGAAGCCGAGAATTACTGACCAGGGGCATCCTGAACATGATCTCCAGCAGCCATGCTTTGCTGCGCCAGGCCTGTGACATCTGTGGCATTGCCATGAGCCTGGTGGCCTATGTGATCAACAGTCTGGTCAACATCTGCCTCATCGGCACTCAGAACCTCTTTTCCCTGGTGCTGGCCCTGTGGGCTGCCGTGGCGGGGGCTATGTGGCGGATGACAGATATGCTGGTGGCTTTCCTTGCTCACCTTCCCAGCAGCGGGGTGGCCATGGCCAACCTCCTCTGGACCCCCTGCCAGCTAGGGCTAGAGCTGTTGGCCTCAGTGGTCCTCCTCCTGGCCGGCTCTATGTTTTCCAATCTTACTATTTTCCTGTTGTTGCTTTGTGTGTTGGCAGTGACTTTGACTATGTTATACCCAGGTTTTACCTTGAGGCTAGCCACCAGAGCACTCAATCAGCTCCATGCCCGACTATCTTACCACCAGCTCCGAGAAGATGTTGTTCGGCTCTCTCGCCTTTCACTGGATCTGGAGGCCTGGCGCCAAGTCTGGAGACTTAGCCTGCAGCTGGCCAGCTGGCCGAATCAGGGAGGAGTGCTGGGGGCCCTCCAAGGTGTTGCCAGGAGGATGTCTTTAGCCAGAATCCAGGGACAGGACAATCTtcgtgaagaagaagaagaagaagaagaagaagaagaagaa GTCAGGAGCTTCAGATCGGCATCCACATCCACTAGAGGCCGAGAGAGACTCAATGAGGATGAACCGCCAGCAAGGCAAGACCCATGGAGGCTGCTGGAGGAGCACGAGGCGAGGAAGAGATGTGTCATCTGCCAGGATCAGAGCAAGACCGTGCTGCTTCTGCCCTGCCGGCACCTGTGCCTGTGCCAGGCCTGCACCGAGATCCTCATGCACCAACCTCTCTACGTCCGTAACTGCCCACTCTGCCGCCGCCGCATTCTGCAAACCCTCAATGTCTACCTCTGA
- the Pcsk1n gene encoding proSAAS isoform X2 yields MAGSPLLWGPRAGGVGLLMLLLMGLLRLPPALSTRPVKESRSLSAASAPLAETGTPRRLRRALPRGEAAGAVHELARALAHLLEAERQERARAEAQEAEDQQARVLAQLLRVWGSPRASDPPLAPDDDPDAPAAQLARALLRARLDPAALAAQLVPAPSAALRPRPPVYDDGPTGPDVEDTGDDTPDVDPELLRCRGHGEGGRDNQSAVVLEPEEVKSWIPVLAGADPHRKFGTRGCCCSAPPPPICGPGPGS; encoded by the exons ATGGCAGGGTCGCCGCTGCTCTGGGGGCCGAGGGCCGGGGGCGTCGGCCTTTTGATGCTGCTGCTCATGGGTCTTCTGCGGCTTCCCCCAGCCCTGTCAACGAGGCCCGTAAAG GAGTCCCGCAGTCTGAGTGCAGCATCAGCGCCCTTGGCAGAGACAGGCACTCCCCGCCGCTTGCGTCGGGCCCTGCCCCGCGGAGAGGCTGCGGGTGCAGTGCACGAGCTGGCGCGGGCGCTGGCGCACCTGCTGGAGGCCGAGAGACAGGAACGCGCTCGTGCCGAGGCACAGGAGGCGGAGGATCAGCAGGCGCGTGTCCTGGCGCAGCTGCTGCGTGTCTGGGGCTCCCCGCGTGCCTCGGACCCACCCTTAGCCCCGGACGACGACCCGGACGCTCCTGCTGCACAGCTGGCACGTGCTCTGCTCCGCGCTCGCCTAGACCCCGCCGCCCTCGCGGCCCAGCTTGTCCCTGCGCCCTCCGCTGCGTTGCGCCCCCGGCCTCCAGTGTATGATGATGGCCCCACCGGCCCGGATGTCGAGGACACCGGAGATGATACTCCTGACGTGGACCCGGAGCTGCTGAGGTGCCGGGGTCATGGGGAGGGAGGGCGAGATAACCAAAGCGCTGTCGTGCTGGAGCCTGAGGAAGTGAAGTCCTGGATCCCG GTACTTGCTGGGGCGGATCCTCACCGGAAGTTCGGAACCAGAGGCTGCTGCTGCTCCGCGCCGCCTCCGCCGATCTGTGGACCAGGACCCGGGTCCTGA
- the Pcsk1n gene encoding proSAAS isoform X1, with translation MAGSPLLWGPRAGGVGLLMLLLMGLLRLPPALSTRPVKESRSLSAASAPLAETGTPRRLRRALPRGEAAGAVHELARALAHLLEAERQERARAEAQEAEDQQARVLAQLLRVWGSPRASDPPLAPDDDPDAPAAQLARALLRARLDPAALAAQLVPAPSAALRPRPPVYDDGPTGPDVEDTGDDTPDVDPELLRYLLGRILTGSSEPEAAAAPRRLRRSVDQDPGPEVPPESVLGALLRVKRLDNSSPQAPARRLLPP, from the exons ATGGCAGGGTCGCCGCTGCTCTGGGGGCCGAGGGCCGGGGGCGTCGGCCTTTTGATGCTGCTGCTCATGGGTCTTCTGCGGCTTCCCCCAGCCCTGTCAACGAGGCCCGTAAAG GAGTCCCGCAGTCTGAGTGCAGCATCAGCGCCCTTGGCAGAGACAGGCACTCCCCGCCGCTTGCGTCGGGCCCTGCCCCGCGGAGAGGCTGCGGGTGCAGTGCACGAGCTGGCGCGGGCGCTGGCGCACCTGCTGGAGGCCGAGAGACAGGAACGCGCTCGTGCCGAGGCACAGGAGGCGGAGGATCAGCAGGCGCGTGTCCTGGCGCAGCTGCTGCGTGTCTGGGGCTCCCCGCGTGCCTCGGACCCACCCTTAGCCCCGGACGACGACCCGGACGCTCCTGCTGCACAGCTGGCACGTGCTCTGCTCCGCGCTCGCCTAGACCCCGCCGCCCTCGCGGCCCAGCTTGTCCCTGCGCCCTCCGCTGCGTTGCGCCCCCGGCCTCCAGTGTATGATGATGGCCCCACCGGCCCGGATGTCGAGGACACCGGAGATGATACTCCTGACGTGGACCCGGAGCTGCTGAG GTACTTGCTGGGGCGGATCCTCACCGGAAGTTCGGAACCAGAGGCTGCTGCTGCTCCGCGCCGCCTCCGCCGATCTGTGGACCAGGACCCGGGTCCTGAGGTGCCTCCCGAGAGTGTGCTGGGGGCGCTGCTACGCGTGAAACGCCTGGATAACTCCTCGCCCCAGGCGCCCGCACGCCGCCTCCTGCCTCCCTGA
- the Eras gene encoding GTPase ERas translates to MALPTRSSVLDLSSNTQCTRSPEESHEAWAQCKDAGRQLPEYKAVVVGASGVGKSALTIQMTHHCFVKDHDPTIQDSYWKEVALDNGGYILNVLDTAGQDIHRSLRDQCLAAGDGVLGVFALDDPSSLDQLQQIWSSWSPHQKQPLVLVGNKSDLVTSTGDAHAAAAVLAHKWGAPFVKTSAKTRQGVEEAFSLLVHEIQRAQEAVVEASMKKPRHHKAVCSCGCSVA, encoded by the coding sequence ATGGCATTGCCGACAAGGTCTAGTGTCTTGGACCTGAGCTCCAACACACAGTGCACCAGATCACCAGAGGAAAGCCACGAAGCTTGGGCACAATGCAAAGATGCTGGTAGGCAGCTTCCGGAGtacaaggcagtggtggtgggcgCAAGTGGTGTTGGGAAAAGTGCTCTCACTATCCAGATGACCCACCACTGCTTCGTCAAAGACCACGACCCCACTATTCAGGATTCCTACTGGAAGGAGGTGGCCCTGGACAACGGGGGCTACATTCTGAATGTGCTGGACACAGCGGGGCAAGATATTCACAGGTCCCTTCGTGACCAGTGCTTGGCAGCCGGTGATGGCGTGCTGGGGGTCTTTGCTCTGGATGACCCCTCATCTCTGGATCAGCTACAGCAGATCTGGTCGTCCTGGAGCCCTCATCAGAAGCAGCCTCTAGTACTCGTGGGCAACAAGAGTGACCTGGTGACCTCTACTGGAGATGCTCATGCTGCTGCAGCTGTCCTTGCTCACAAGTGGGGAGCCCCCTTCGTAAAGACCTCAGCCAAGACACGGCAAGGTGTAGAGGAAGCCTTTTCTCTGCTTGTCCATGAGATTCAGCGGGCCCAGGAGGCGGTGGTGGAGGCAAGCATGAAGAAGCCCCGACACCACAAAGCCGTCTGTAGCTGTGGCTGCTCTGTCGCCTGA